A single window of Oreochromis aureus strain Israel breed Guangdong linkage group 7, ZZ_aureus, whole genome shotgun sequence DNA harbors:
- the prr33 gene encoding mucin-2 isoform X1, which translates to MAVAYGSVTQPGLLSQQYPPPLLPKPGKDNVRLQKLLKRTAKKKASAQASQSTAPFRSSLSPVNEASPDLEHSDHSTPPRTPDTPQSIYSNQQPPRFTIRLPYQHVASPYPQRAAYGRGARMSPPTVAMPSYSYSQHVTTVSYPVYPAGVSAALGQVTQPGPPKVLLLASEVTVSAAELDKPAFSTLVETHAGLRPTAVATTPSKPRSPGPTPFTIAGGQPVIRPLTVLTPLVKPRSPRPTFKATEPSRSPKPMFDVPQIRMYTASTSFYETSRMPPVYDTAGLTAIGSTLPQSKTPVETKQATQRTTPTSDIKRGITPTAEINATIVPTLEINTATSTSEIKRATSPAETKRATPPAETKRATPTAEIKRVTPTAEIKRATPTAEIKRVTPTAEIKRATPTAEIKRVTPTAEIKRATPTAEIRDKTPTYEFQTSRTAAGRPKTPAYHVNRAATPVFEISRPNPLLFAVSPVTVESEWSRAPQTVVSSSSASQSVKTTVPLEQTLNGDIHSDTMPSAKPIQPSITKSKSEPELSSRKSSTGSEEPKTSITPAVTGYQRAKTPTYEASRLMTTSPGYKRPKTPTYGTSPLSGSPIGFQRPKTPSQVSQKSKSSYRGLTPAEYAAYGGIRTYSPAFDISVSTTLTKEDDKAKREISEESKASSQEPPEPSTVKETPKDVAQYHQRDEKVAATPPVPFIVVTQASDSPGAMLTQDTSTVSGQVAEKGDTTIIQQMPKTILSTAEKQKVETLIQETKPKTPETKRPFPKGGDQDPLKAVKKLLGKEKALTAEQKSIPEKNADVSEIKEQGKPVNVTNIAPKGPKPSTAAFPLLKVSAAVADKEQDRKTESPSEVQSALEKKDSDESLPAGESLLKAMLKPKGMKSKASGWSRLKKHMVVEQEEPKFPETGSEVVVMGQDQKDIKTVQEKAGDEPSAQNENETKDTPKATQMWDAVLFQMFSSKENIMHQIELNKSEEEKKEGKKDELKEIPSFAYRLPVLLFSPKFDAKKLKEAASRPVTKISTVFEMGLIGRKGKDEEPKDFNRTARGFTAS; encoded by the coding sequence ATGGCTGTCGCTTATGGTAGTGTCACCCAGCCAGGCCTGCTTTCCCAGCAGTACCCCCCACCCCTGCTTCCCAAGCCTGGAAAGGACAACGTTCGGCTTCAGAAACTCCTCAAAAGGACTGCCAAGAAAAAAGCTTCTGCTCAAGCATCACAGTCTACCGCACCTTTCCGCTCCAGCCTCTCCCCTGTAAATGAAGCAAGCCCTGACCTCGAACACAGTGACCACTCCACCCCACCTCGCACTCCAGACACACCACAGAGCATCTACAGCAACCAACAGCCGCCAAGGTTCACCATCAGGCTGCCGTATCAGCATGTGGCATCGCCATACCCACAGCGTGCAGCTTATGGCAGAGGAGCTAGGATGTCACCTCCAACAGTGGCAATGCCTTCATACTCTTACTCTCAACATGTCACCACAGTTTCTTACCCAGTTTACCCTGCAGGAGTCTCAGCAGCCCTGGGGCAAGTCACTCAGCCAGGGCCACCCAAAGTGCTGCTGTTGGCTTCTGAGGTGACAGTATCTGCTGCTGAATTGGACAAGCCAGCTTTTAGCACATTAGTTGAAACCCATGCTGGTCTCAGACCTACAGCTGTAGCAACCACACCTTCAAAACCTAGAAGTCCAGGTCCAACTCCATTTACAATAGCTGGGGGTCAGCCAGTGATTAGACCTCTCACTGTGTTGACCCCACTGGTCAAACCCAGAAGTCCACGTCCAACATTTAAAGCAACTGAACCCTCAAGATCACCCAAACCCATGTTTGATGTCCCTCAAATTAGGATGTACACTGCAAGCACATCATTTTACGAGACTTCCAGGATGCCACCAGTGTATGACACAGCTGGATTAACTGCTATTGGTAGTACATTACCTCAAAGTAAGACACCAGTTGAGACAAAACAAGCTACTCAGAGAACAACACCAACTTCAGATATTAAGAGAGGCATTACACCAACAGCAGAGATCAATGCCACCATTGTTCCTACTTTGGAGATCAACACAGCCACATCAACATCTGAAATTAAAAGAGCCACCTCACCAGCCGAAACAAAAAGAGCCACCCCACCAGCCGAAACAAAAAGAGCCACCCCAACTGCCGAAATCAAAAGAGTCACACCAACTGCCGAAATCAAAAGAGCCACCCCAACTGCCGAAATCAAAAGAGTCACACCAACTGCCGAAATCAAAAGAGCCACCCCAACTGCCGAAATCAAAAGAGTCACACCAACTGCCGAAATCAAAAGAGCCACCCCAACAGCTGAAATCAGAGATAAAACACCAACTTATGAGTTCCAAACATCAAGAACTGCAGCAGGAAGGCCTAAAACACCAGCGTACCATGTAAACCGCGCTGCAACACCTGTCTTTGAGATCTCAAGACCCAATCCTCTCTTATTTGCAGTGTCACCAGTTACAGTAGAGTCAGAGTGGTCGAGAGCACCTCAAACAGTGGTAAGCAGTTCATCTGCTTCCCAAAGTGTGAAGACTACAGTGCCTCTTGAACAAACACTAAATGGGGACATCCACTCAGACACGATGCCTTCAGCAAAACCAATACAACCGAGTATTACAAAGTCAAAGTCGGAACCCGAGCTGTCGAGCAGAAAGAGTTCAACTGGGTCTGAGGAGCCCAAAACTTCAATAACACCAGCAGTGACTGGGTATCAGAGGGCTAAGACTCCAACATATGAGGCATCCCGACTTATGACCACATCACCTGGCTATAAAAGACCAAAGACACCCACCTATGGGACATCACCTTTAAGTGGGTCACCTATAGGCTTTCAGAGACCTAAAACACCAAGTCAAGTGTCTCAAAAGTCAAAGTCTAGTTATCGTGGACTCACACCGGCTGAATATGCTGCTTATGGAGGAATCAGAACTTACTCTCCAGCATTTGATATTTCAGTTTCAACTACGCTGACTAAAGAGGATGATAAAGCTAAAAGAGAGATCTCCGAAGAATCAAAAGCCTCCAGCCAAGAACCCCCTGAGCCATCTACAGTCAAAGAAACACCAAAAGATGTTGCTCAATACCACCAGAGAGATGAGAAGGTTGCTGCCACACCTCCAGTCCCTTTTATTGTTGTTACACAAGCATCTGACTCACCAGGAGCGATGTTAACACAAGACACGAGCACGGTATCTGGTCAGGTTGCAGAAAAAGGAGATACAACAATCATTCAACAAATGCCAAAGACTATACTTTCAacagcagagaaacagaaagtgGAAACACTTATTCAAGAAACTAAACCAAAGACCCCTGAGACAAAACGTCCTTTTCCTAAAGGTGGAGACCAAGATCCCCTGAAGGCAGTAAAGAAACTTCTAGGTAAAGAAAAAGCCCTGACTGCTGAGCAGAAATCTATACCTGAGAAAAATGCTGATGTCTCAGAAATAAAGGAACAAGGAAAACCTGTAAATGTCACTAATATCGCACCTAAAGGCCCAAAGCCAAGCACTGCAGCATTTCCTCTGCTTAaggtttctgctgctgtagcagaCAAAGAACAGGACAGGAAAACAGAATCACCTTCAGAAGTTCAATCTGCACTTGAGAAAAAGGACAGTGATGAGAGCCTCCCAGCAGGCGAGTCTCTTCTTAAAGCCATGTTAAAGCCGAAGGGAATGAAATCTAAAGCAAGCGGTTGGTCCAGGCTCAAGAAACACATGGTGGTGGAGCAGGAGGAGCCCAAATTCCCAGAGACAGGCTCTGAGGTGGTGGTCATGGGGCAGGACCAGAAGGATATAAAAACAGTGCAGGAGAAGGCTGGAGACGAGCCCAGCGCCCAAAATGAAAACGAAACCAAAGACACTCCCAAGGCGACACAAATGTGGGACGCTGTCCTCTTCCAAATGTTTTCTTCCAAGGAGAACATCATGCACCAGATTGAGTTAAATAAAagtgaggaggagaagaaagaagggaaaaaagatGAGCTGAAAGAAATACCGTCATTTGCATACAGGTTGCCTGTGCTGCTGTTCAGTCCAAAGTTTGATGCTAAAAAGCTCAAAGAGGCAGCATCGAGGCCGGTCACAAAAATTTCCACTGTATTTGAAATGGGGCTGATTGGGCGAAAAGGTAAAGATGAGGAACCAAAAGACTTTAATAGAACAGCAAGGGGGTTCACCGCTTCTTAA
- the prr33 gene encoding mucin-2 isoform X2 — protein MAVAYGSVTQPGLLSQQYPPPLLPKPGKDNVRLQKLLKRTAKKKASAQASQSTAPFRSSLSPVNEASPDLEHSDHSTPPRTPDTPQSIYSNQQPPRFTIRLPYQHVASPYPQRAAYGRGARMSPPTVAMPSYSYSQHVTTVSYPVYPAGVSAALGQVTQPGPPKVLLLASEVTVSAAELDKPAFSTLVETHAGLRPTAVATTPSKPRSPGPTPFTIAGGQPVIRPLTVLTPLVKPRSPRPTFKATEPSRSPKPMFDVPQIRMYTASTSFYETSRMPPVYDTAGLTAIGSTLPQSKTPVETKQATQRTTPTSDIKRGITPTAEINATIVPTLEINTATSTSEIKRATSPAETKRATPPAETKRATPTAEIKRVTPTAEIKRATPTAEIKRVTPTAEIKRATPTAEIRDKTPTYEFQTSRTAAGRPKTPAYHVNRAATPVFEISRPNPLLFAVSPVTVESEWSRAPQTVVSSSSASQSVKTTVPLEQTLNGDIHSDTMPSAKPIQPSITKSKSEPELSSRKSSTGSEEPKTSITPAVTGYQRAKTPTYEASRLMTTSPGYKRPKTPTYGTSPLSGSPIGFQRPKTPSQVSQKSKSSYRGLTPAEYAAYGGIRTYSPAFDISVSTTLTKEDDKAKREISEESKASSQEPPEPSTVKETPKDVAQYHQRDEKVAATPPVPFIVVTQASDSPGAMLTQDTSTVSGQVAEKGDTTIIQQMPKTILSTAEKQKVETLIQETKPKTPETKRPFPKGGDQDPLKAVKKLLGKEKALTAEQKSIPEKNADVSEIKEQGKPVNVTNIAPKGPKPSTAAFPLLKVSAAVADKEQDRKTESPSEVQSALEKKDSDESLPAGESLLKAMLKPKGMKSKASGWSRLKKHMVVEQEEPKFPETGSEVVVMGQDQKDIKTVQEKAGDEPSAQNENETKDTPKATQMWDAVLFQMFSSKENIMHQIELNKSEEEKKEGKKDELKEIPSFAYRLPVLLFSPKFDAKKLKEAASRPVTKISTVFEMGLIGRKGKDEEPKDFNRTARGFTAS, from the exons ATGGCTGTCGCTTATGGTAGTGTCACCCAGCCAGGCCTGCTTTCCCAGCAGTACCCCCCACCCCTGCTTCCCAAGCCTGGAAAGGACAACGTTCGGCTTCAGAAACTCCTCAAAAGGACTGCCAAGAAAAAAGCTTCTGCTCAAGCATCACAGTCTACCGCACCTTTCCGCTCCAGCCTCTCCCCTGTAAATGAAGCAAGCCCTGACCTCGAACACAGTGACCACTCCACCCCACCTCGCACTCCAGACACACCACAGAGCATCTACAGCAACCAACAGCCGCCAAGGTTCACCATCAGGCTGCCGTATCAGCATGTGGCATCGCCATACCCACAGCGTGCAGCTTATGGCAGAGGAGCTAGGATGTCACCTCCAACAGTGGCAATGCCTTCATACTCTTACTCTCAACATGTCACCACAGTTTCTTACCCAGTTTACCCTGCAGGAGTCTCAGCAGCCCTGGGGCAAGTCACTCAGCCAGGGCCACCCAAAGTGCTGCTGTTGGCTTCTGAGGTGACAGTATCTGCTGCTGAATTGGACAAGCCAGCTTTTAGCACATTAGTTGAAACCCATGCTGGTCTCAGACCTACAGCTGTAGCAACCACACCTTCAAAACCTAGAAGTCCAGGTCCAACTCCATTTACAATAGCTGGGGGTCAGCCAGTGATTAGACCTCTCACTGTGTTGACCCCACTGGTCAAACCCAGAAGTCCACGTCCAACATTTAAAGCAACTGAACCCTCAAGATCACCCAAACCCATGTTTGATGTCCCTCAAATTAGGATGTACACTGCAAGCACATCATTTTACGAGACTTCCAGGATGCCACCAGTGTATGACACAGCTGGATTAACTGCTATTGGTAGTACATTACCTCAAAGTAAGACACCAGTTGAGACAAAACAAGCTACTCAGAGAACAACACCAACTTCAGATATTAAGAGAGGCATTACACCAACAGCAGAGATCAATGCCACCATTGTTCCTACTTTGGAGATCAACACAGCCACATCAACATCTGAAATTAAAAGAGCCACCTCACCAGCCGAAACAAAAAGAGCCACCCCACCAGCCGAAACAAAAAGAGCCACCCCAACTGCCGAAATCAAAAGAGTCACACCAACTGCCGAAATCAAAAGAGCCACCCCAACTGCCGAAATCAAAAGAGTCACACCAACTGCCGAA ATCAAAAGAGCCACCCCAACAGCTGAAATCAGAGATAAAACACCAACTTATGAGTTCCAAACATCAAGAACTGCAGCAGGAAGGCCTAAAACACCAGCGTACCATGTAAACCGCGCTGCAACACCTGTCTTTGAGATCTCAAGACCCAATCCTCTCTTATTTGCAGTGTCACCAGTTACAGTAGAGTCAGAGTGGTCGAGAGCACCTCAAACAGTGGTAAGCAGTTCATCTGCTTCCCAAAGTGTGAAGACTACAGTGCCTCTTGAACAAACACTAAATGGGGACATCCACTCAGACACGATGCCTTCAGCAAAACCAATACAACCGAGTATTACAAAGTCAAAGTCGGAACCCGAGCTGTCGAGCAGAAAGAGTTCAACTGGGTCTGAGGAGCCCAAAACTTCAATAACACCAGCAGTGACTGGGTATCAGAGGGCTAAGACTCCAACATATGAGGCATCCCGACTTATGACCACATCACCTGGCTATAAAAGACCAAAGACACCCACCTATGGGACATCACCTTTAAGTGGGTCACCTATAGGCTTTCAGAGACCTAAAACACCAAGTCAAGTGTCTCAAAAGTCAAAGTCTAGTTATCGTGGACTCACACCGGCTGAATATGCTGCTTATGGAGGAATCAGAACTTACTCTCCAGCATTTGATATTTCAGTTTCAACTACGCTGACTAAAGAGGATGATAAAGCTAAAAGAGAGATCTCCGAAGAATCAAAAGCCTCCAGCCAAGAACCCCCTGAGCCATCTACAGTCAAAGAAACACCAAAAGATGTTGCTCAATACCACCAGAGAGATGAGAAGGTTGCTGCCACACCTCCAGTCCCTTTTATTGTTGTTACACAAGCATCTGACTCACCAGGAGCGATGTTAACACAAGACACGAGCACGGTATCTGGTCAGGTTGCAGAAAAAGGAGATACAACAATCATTCAACAAATGCCAAAGACTATACTTTCAacagcagagaaacagaaagtgGAAACACTTATTCAAGAAACTAAACCAAAGACCCCTGAGACAAAACGTCCTTTTCCTAAAGGTGGAGACCAAGATCCCCTGAAGGCAGTAAAGAAACTTCTAGGTAAAGAAAAAGCCCTGACTGCTGAGCAGAAATCTATACCTGAGAAAAATGCTGATGTCTCAGAAATAAAGGAACAAGGAAAACCTGTAAATGTCACTAATATCGCACCTAAAGGCCCAAAGCCAAGCACTGCAGCATTTCCTCTGCTTAaggtttctgctgctgtagcagaCAAAGAACAGGACAGGAAAACAGAATCACCTTCAGAAGTTCAATCTGCACTTGAGAAAAAGGACAGTGATGAGAGCCTCCCAGCAGGCGAGTCTCTTCTTAAAGCCATGTTAAAGCCGAAGGGAATGAAATCTAAAGCAAGCGGTTGGTCCAGGCTCAAGAAACACATGGTGGTGGAGCAGGAGGAGCCCAAATTCCCAGAGACAGGCTCTGAGGTGGTGGTCATGGGGCAGGACCAGAAGGATATAAAAACAGTGCAGGAGAAGGCTGGAGACGAGCCCAGCGCCCAAAATGAAAACGAAACCAAAGACACTCCCAAGGCGACACAAATGTGGGACGCTGTCCTCTTCCAAATGTTTTCTTCCAAGGAGAACATCATGCACCAGATTGAGTTAAATAAAagtgaggaggagaagaaagaagggaaaaaagatGAGCTGAAAGAAATACCGTCATTTGCATACAGGTTGCCTGTGCTGCTGTTCAGTCCAAAGTTTGATGCTAAAAAGCTCAAAGAGGCAGCATCGAGGCCGGTCACAAAAATTTCCACTGTATTTGAAATGGGGCTGATTGGGCGAAAAGGTAAAGATGAGGAACCAAAAGACTTTAATAGAACAGCAAGGGGGTTCACCGCTTCTTAA